A single genomic interval of Rhinopithecus roxellana isolate Shanxi Qingling chromosome 11, ASM756505v1, whole genome shotgun sequence harbors:
- the LOC115900282 gene encoding small nuclear ribonucleoprotein G yields the protein MSKAHPPELKKFMDKKLSLKLNGGRHVQGILRGFDPFMNLVIDECVEMATSGQQNNIGMVVIRGNSIIMLEALERV from the coding sequence ATGAGCAAAGCTCACCCTCCCGAGTTGAAAAAATTTATGGACAAGAAGTTATCATTGAAATTAAATGGTGGCAGACATGTCCAAGGAATATTGCGGGGATTTGATCCCTTTATGAACCTTGTGATAGATGAATGTGTGGAGATGGCGACTAGTGGGCAACAAAACAATATTGGAATGGTGGTAATACGAGGAAATAGTATCATCATGTTAGAAGCCTTGGAACGAGTATAA